In Brachyhypopomus gauderio isolate BG-103 chromosome 11, BGAUD_0.2, whole genome shotgun sequence, a single genomic region encodes these proteins:
- the ablim3 gene encoding LOW QUALITY PROTEIN: actin-binding LIM protein 3 (The sequence of the model RefSeq protein was modified relative to this genomic sequence to represent the inferred CDS: inserted 2 bases in 1 codon), whose protein sequence is MSASAVPHHPGSYGRDQSSGPILCFRCREVCKGEVVRVQSVHFHVKCFTCQVCGCDLACSGFFQKKGEYICTADYQRLYGTRCDSCADFISGEVVSALGRTYHPKCFVCTVCRKPFPIGDRVTFSGRACVCQQCSHKLVSSNEPIKIHGPSHCAGCKEEIKQGQSLLALEKQWHVSCFKCHTCAVVLTGEYISKDGIPYCESDYQTQFGVKCEVCSRYISGRVLEAGGKNYHPTCARCPRCHRMFTEGEEMYLTGSEVWHPACKQTARAERKLRARRMSETSISPPGSSISSPSRVVCAKVEDEILEYKDLAALPRVKAIYELQSPDLLPPSVLPXRFYSDDRLERLSYRESLGTLSPYSQDLCVGGAVRQRRSSSPGYIDSPVCSRQGTSPILPRSPQHYYRYGSESGRSSPYYPHQEGRPSTPTTNQAPKHFHVPATGDPNIYRKPPIYKRHDNHNSATKSKTSEDLLHTSPFSTSLSPERYLSSPAEFYPYPGSPRPLRVPRRRFSSGGEEDGWNHGLQRIQGGIGRMILKEEMKARSGSYDNDPWGSARSSRSGSKEALHGPAYNNTINGSPQAHYSAESEYISKSASLPGYGRNGLHRQQNTDYFQYDSGNAVNWGIREYTVYPYEALIVTTRGRNRLPKDVDRARLERHLSPEEFYQVFGMTMAEFDRLALWKRNEMKKQARLF, encoded by the exons TGTGCGGCTGCGATCTGGCGTGTTCCGGATTCTTCCAGAAGAAGGGCGAGTACATCTGCACGGCGGACTACCAGCGGCTCTACGGGACCCGCTGTGACAGCTGCGCTGACTTCATCTCGGGGGAGGTGGTGTCCGCGCTGGGCCGTACCTACCACCCAAAGTGCTTCGTCTGCACCGTCTGCAG GAAACCGTTTCCCATCGGTGACAGGGTGACGTTTAGCggcagagcgtgtgtgtgtcagcagtgCTCGCACAAGCTGGTCTCCTCCAACGAGCCAATCAAGATTCATGGGCCGAGTC ACTGTGCAGGCTGTAAGGAAGAGATCAAACAGGGTCAGTCTCTGCTGGCTCTGGAGAAACAGTGGCACGTGAGCTGCTTCAAGTGTCACACGTGTGCCGTGGTCCTCACTGGAGAGTACATCAGCAA AGATGGCATCCCATACTGTGAATCAGACTACCAGACCCAGTTTGGAGTGAAGTGTGAGGTTTGCAGCAGATACATCAGTGGTCGGGTTCTGGAG GCCGGAGGGAAGAACTACCACCCcacctgtgcccgctgccccaGGTGCCACAGGATGTTCACAGAGGGCGAGGAGATGTACCTGACAG GGTCGGAGGTGTGGCACCCGGCGTGTAAGCAGACGGCGCGGGCGGAGAGGAAGTTGCGTGCACGCCGCATGTCGGagacctccatctctcctccggGGTCCAGCATCAGCTCCCCCAGCCGGGTCGTCTGT gCCAAAGTGGAGGACGAGATCCTAGAATACAAAGACCTGGCTGCCCTTCCTAGAGTTAAAGCCATTTACGAGCTACAGAGTCCCGACCTGTTACCCCCGTCAGTCCTGCC CAGGTTCTACTCTGATGACAGGCTAGAGCGCCTCAGCTACAGGGAG TCTCTGGGCACACTTTCTCCTTATTCTCAG GACCTGTGTGTCGGCGGGGCGGTGAGGCAGCGGCGGTCATCCAGCCCCGGGTACATCGACTCGCCCGTGTGTAGCAGGCAGGGCACGTCCCCAATCCTGCCCCGATCCCCACAGCACTACTACAGATATG GCTCTGAGAGTGGCAGGAGCTCACCCTATTACCCGCATCAGGAAGGCAGGCCCAGCACGCCCACCACAAACCAAGCacccaaacacttccatgtgCCAG cGACAGGGGATCCCAACATCTACCGGAAGCCTCCCATCTATAAAAGACACG ACAATCACAACTCAGCCACCAAGAGCAAGACAAGTGAAGACCTTCTCCACACCTCCCCATTCTCTACATCCCTCTCTCCTGAGCGCTACCTGTCTTCCCCGGCGGAGTTCTACCCGTACCCCGGCTCCCCGAGAC cTTTACGTGTTCCTCGGAGAAGATTCTCatcaggaggagaggaagatggTTGGAATCATGGTCTTCAAAGA atCCAGGGTGGCATCGGCAGGATGATCCTGAAGGAGGAGATGAAAGCCCGCTCCGGTTCCTATGACAACGACCCCTGGGGCAGCGCTCGGAGCTCCCGCAGTGGGAGCAAGGAGGCTCTGCATGGCCCGGCCTACAATAACACCATCAACGGTT CACCCCAGGCACACTACTCTGCTGAGAGCG AATATATATCCAAATCGGCCTCTTTACCAGGGTATGGCAGGAATGGATTACACAGG CAACAAAATACAGATTACTTTCAGTATGACAGCGGCAATGCAGTCAACTGGGGAATCAGAG aatacACG GTTTACCCATATGAGGCTCTGATTGTGACCACCAGGGGGCGAAACAGATTGCCAAAAGATGTGGACAGGGCGAGACTGGAG AGACACCTCTCTCCCGAGGAGTTCTACCAGGTGTTTGGGATGACCATGGCTGAATTCGACCGACTGGCACTGTGGAAGAGGAACGAGATGAAGAAACAAGCCAGGCTGTTCTAA